ATCCATAGGGGGAGAGGTCTCCCCCATACTGGGGTTGTATCGGCCGTGGAGGCTACCTAGGTTCGGTTGCCTTGCATGTCGACGACGCGATCGACCAGCTCGGGAACGTGCTATTGGCCGACAACAGTCTCGAGACCGTCCTCGGCCTGATCGTCTCCCTCGTGACGTGCGCCATCCAGAAGGTGGATGCGACGACCCTGTCGGTGGTGCGCACCGGGGGGCTCGAGACCACGAGCGTCAACTCGGACAGCTCCCAACGACTCAGCCAGGCCCAATCGCGTTCCGGTCCAGCCCTTGTCGCCATGCAGGAACAGCGGCCCGTCGAGGTCCCTTGGGCAAACATCGCCGAGCATTGGCCTGAGTTGGCCAAGGCTGCTGCCGACGACCGGTTCGTGGCCGTGCGGGCGATCCCTCTGCGCGGTGGTGACAGGGTCCTCGGCGCTCTGTGTGTCTTCACCTCCCATCCCGCGGGCTTCGACGATCGGACACGGCGGATCGCCGAGGCGATGGCTGATCACTCGGCCGTGCTGGTGGCCAACGCGGTGTCATATGCGGCTGCCGGTCTCTTCAACCGACACCTGCGCGATGCTCTTGGGAGCCGGGACCTCATCGGACAGGCCGAGGGCGTGCTCATGGAGCGCCACCGCGTTGGGCCCGATCAGGCCTTCGCCGCGTTGCGCCGGACGTCGGTCCGGACTCATCGCACGCTGCGAGACGTGGCTCACGGCATCGTCAGGTCGACCCAAGTGCACGGCGTCGCGGACGGATTGCAGGCGCCCGCCGCACCTCCGGCAGCCGATGATCAGGTGGCGTCACGAGCGGAGGTCTCCTGAGGGATAGCCGCCTCGGCAGCGTCGAGCTGTCGGTGGACCTCGGCGGGGTCAGCCCGACCGGCGACGAGCTCTCGAGCCGTGACATCGAGGCGTCCCGCTGCTTCCAGGGCCTCCTCGGCCGCTTCGGTAGCGGCCACCCGGCTCGCCGTCTCTTCCTCGTGTCGAGCCTTAGCCGCCGCCCGCAACCGACCGGCCAGGCTCTGGAGAGCTCTGCCGATGCTGTCGGCACCTCGCCGACCGTCGTCGGGAGTGAGCTCCGCCCAGGCTTCGACCTCATTGCGCAAGAGCTCGACCTGTCCGCGCAGCACGTCCGGCTCCGCGGCCAGGACCTGGTCCCAGCCCACCTCCTCGAAGAGGTTGCGGAGCACTGAATTGGGGAAGAGCTCGAGGTTGCCAGGCAGGTTCACCAGGCGGTGCAGTGATCCGACGAACCGGTCTTGGAGCCGGTCGGCCTGGCGAGACTCCTCCAGCAGGAGAGGTGTCCAGTCAGGACTGAGAGGCCGCCGGCAGCGCGGGCACTCACCTGTGCCGAGCTCCGCGACCTCGGCGAGCAGGAGCTCGTTCTGACACGCACGACAACGACCCTCGATCGGGGTGATGGCCACGGCTAGCTTCCTTCTCGCCCCGTCACCTGGGAGGTCATGGCGCCTCTCCTCATCGCTTGACGACCACGAGCTCGTCGCCCTGGACGTCGACCAGAACGGCGTCGCCTTCGCTGTAGCGACCCTCGAGAAGGCCGATGGCCAGGCGATCCCCGATCTCGCGCTGGATCAGTCGCTTGAGGGGTCGGGCCCCGTAGACGGGGTCGTAGCCCCGGTGGGCCAGCCACGACCGGGCGGCGTCGGTCACCTCCAGGCCGATGCGACGGTCGGCCAGGCGGCGGTCGAGCTGGGTGAGCTGGATGTCGACGATCTTG
The Acidimicrobiales bacterium DNA segment above includes these coding regions:
- a CDS encoding GAF and ANTAR domain-containing protein, which gives rise to MHVDDAIDQLGNVLLADNSLETVLGLIVSLVTCAIQKVDATTLSVVRTGGLETTSVNSDSSQRLSQAQSRSGPALVAMQEQRPVEVPWANIAEHWPELAKAAADDRFVAVRAIPLRGGDRVLGALCVFTSHPAGFDDRTRRIAEAMADHSAVLVANAVSYAAAGLFNRHLRDALGSRDLIGQAEGVLMERHRVGPDQAFAALRRTSVRTHRTLRDVAHGIVRSTQVHGVADGLQAPAAPPAADDQVASRAEVS